The following are encoded together in the Chaetodon trifascialis isolate fChaTrf1 chromosome 3, fChaTrf1.hap1, whole genome shotgun sequence genome:
- the LOC139329362 gene encoding retinol dehydrogenase 10-B-like: protein MIVVVDLLLMLIDLIYSILSAVIQTFLRPRLKCIDGELCLITGAGGALGRLFALEFAKEGAHLVLWDCNTAANEQTAKLARDLGVQVHTYTVDLSKRQSIYETADRVRTEVGEVSMLVNNAGVVAGRRLLDCPDELLERTLLVNCHALFWMTKAFLPQMKAKNHGHIVTVASALGLFSTACVEDYCASKFGAVGFHESLTHELLAEDLDGIKTTLVCPYIVDTGMFAGCEIRKELRSLIPPLEPLYTVQQSMKAILAEQQMICIPRLMYIPFLTRALLPWDANVATYRFMGGDKCMLPFIKNVELKNSNGHIKSSS, encoded by the exons ATGATTGTTGTAGTGGACCTGCTGCTGATGCTCATCGACCTAATCTACTCCATCCTGAGCGCCGTCATCCAGACTTTCCTCCGGCCGCGGCTAAAATGCATTGATGGGGAGCTGTGTCTGATAACAGGGGCCGGTGGCGCGCTGGGTCGCCTCTTTGCCCTGGAGTTCGCCAAAGAGGGAGCGCACCTGGTGCTGTGGGACTGCAACACGGCTGCCAACGAGCAGACCGCCAAGCTGGCGCGGGACCTGGGGGTTCAGGTGCACACCTACACGGTAGACCTGTCCAAGCGTCAGAGCATCTACGAGACGGCGGACAGGGTGAGGACGGAGGTCGGGGAGGTCTCCATGCTGGTCAACAACGCTGGTGTTGTGGCCGGTCGGAGGCTGCTGGACTGTCCCGACGAGCTCTTGGAGAGGACTCTGCTGGTGAACTGCCACGCGCTGTTTTGG ATGACAAAGGCCTTCCTGCCTCAGATGAAAGCAAAGAATCATGGTCACATTGTGACCGTCGCCAGTGCTCTTGGGCTATTCAGCACTGCATGTGTAGAG gatTACTGTGCCAGTAAATTTGGAGCTGTTGGTTTCCACGAGTCACTGACACACGAGTTGCTGGCAGAGGACCTGGATGGCATCAAAACCACTTTAGTCTGCCCTTATATTGTAGACACAGGGATGTTTGCAGGTTGTGAAATCAG GAAGGAGCTTCGGAGTCTAATTCCACCTCTGGAGCCACTCTACACTGTACAGCAGTCAATGAAAGCCATTTTAGCCGAACAGCAAATGATCTGCATTCCTCGCCTTATGTACATCCCCTTCCTCACACGGGC ACTGCTACCTTGGGATGCAAATGTCGCAACATATCGCTTCATGGGAGGTGACAAATGCATGCTACCCTTCATAAAGAATGTCGAACTGAAGAACTCCAACGGCCACATCAAATCCTCCTCCTAA